The genomic window CGGTGCTGAACGTGACCAATTAGACCCCATTCTCGATGAATGCAAACAAAACTTTATCACTGAATTAGATGAAGAACAGCAAATAGATTTCAAGAAAAAAGGCAAATCTTTTGTCCGTAACTATCAATTTCTAGTCCAAATTCATCCTTTCCGTAATCCCTACTGGGAAAGCCTGAAAACCTTTCTCAAATTCCTCCTAGCCAAACTTCCCAACCTTAACAACACCGATTTATCCAAAGGTATTTTAGAAAGCGTTGACATCGACAGTTACCGCATAGAAAGACAAACAACCCTAGCCATACAACTTGAAGGTGATGGAGAAATTGCACCCGCACCCCCTGACCCTCCTGGTAGACAAAATCAGACGGAATTAGACACACTCAGCAATATTATCCAAGAATTTAACGATCTCTTCGGTAATATTGAGTGGACAGAAAAAGATAAAGTGCGTCGCTTCCTGTTTGAAGAGTTACCCGCCGAAGTCAGCAAAGACGAAGAATATCAGAACGCCAAGAAATACTCAGACCGCCAAAACGCCAGAATCACCTTCGAGAAAAAGCTAGTCGATAAGTTTCAGGAGTTCATCTTCGACCATACAGAAGCATACCGTAAATTTACTGATGATAATGAGTTTAAAACATGGTTAGCCAATACCCTGTTCGATAATGATTACGACCAAGGTGCAGCATAGGCAATGTGCCAAAAACTACTTTGAGACAAATTGAGGTCAGTTTTCTGAACTACTCCATCATCCAATCTAAAGATTTGGTTGCTTATCACTGATGATATTTTTGTGCTGTTAATTTTGAACAGTTTGCTGGAATTTTTAGATAAAAAATATTCTTTTTTCGACATTAAATAAAAAAAGATGCTGATTGTAAAGTTAGTATATTTTTCACCAGAAAGAAGAAGACAGCGCGATAGTCTCCGCCCGACGGTCGGTCATCGCTTGACTTGTAAACTATTTTTTATCATTCTCCTTTAGGTAGATTAGGGAATAGCCATAAGACAGTATATTTGGATGAGTTAACACAAAATGGAGCAAAAATCTTCATGCTAAATAAGTAAACTTCATTACAAAATTTTCGATTCAGATTTAGTTCCATTTATCTTGTTTTGTAGGTTTGCTGTCAGCTATGTCATCCCCTGATTCTCACACTGATTTTCCAGAAAATCTTCCTCGTCCATCCTATGAGCCACCCCCAGAAAACTGGCGGTGGTTGAAGTTATTAGTAGCCGCCATCCTACTGTTGATAGGTGGAACAGCCGTAGTTTGGCGATTACTCACTCCCATTAATCAAGCACCATTGGCTGCCAATGCTAAATCATCAGGGGTACGAGTTAAAATATCACCAGTACAAATAGGCACAATTGAAGACAGTACAGACTTTGTTGCTAGTCTAGAATCCCGGCAATCTGTGAAGCTGCAACCGAGAATTGAAGGGCAAGTTACTCAAATATACGTCAGATCAGGAGATGCGATCGCCGCCGGTGCAGTCGTGATGCAAATCGACCCCAGACAGCAACAAGCCGCATTGATAGGTAACGATACCGCCGCCGATGCAGCTAAAGCTCAGTTAGAAAACGCCTACGCCACACTAAAATCACTAGAAGCAGAAAGGTTATCGAAGCTGGCAGATTTAAGCCTAAATCGGCAAGATTATCAAAGATATGCCAGTTTAGCACAAGAAGGGGCAGTATCTCGACAAACTAGGGATCAATCAGCTAACAGACTAGCCATAGCTACAGCTAGTCTCAACGCCATAGATTCCAGCATTCAAGCTCAAAAAGCCAACATTGCCCAAGCCCAAAAAAGTTGGCAGCAAGCCAAATCTAATACGGCTCAACAACAACTGCAACAGTACAGAATTACCGCCCCTTTTACGGGTACTGTGGGGAATATTTCTGTAAAACTGGGTGATTTTGTCAATACATCTACACAATTAGTCACCATCACTCAAAACCAACCATTAGAAGTTAATGTTTCCGTCCCCCTAGAACGCGCCTCCCAATTGCGTAAGGGAATGCCGGTGGAGATTATGAACGCGCAAGGTCAAGTTTTGGGTACAAGTCGGGTATTTTTCATTGCTCCTAATGCTACCAACGATACCCAAACTATCCTGATGAAAGCACTATACACTAACTCTAATAATCAACTCCGGGCAGACCAATTAATTAGAGCTAGAGTGATTTGGAGTCAGAGGACTGGTGTTTTAATTCCTACTACAGCCATTTCTCGTATAGCTGGCAATACCTTTGTCTATGTAGCGCAAACGGAAACATCACCGCAAGGCGTTTCTCAATTAGTCGCCCGTCAAAAACGGGTGCAACTAGGCGATATTAGACGCAATCATTACCAAGTTCTATCAGGGTTGCAGCCACAAGACAAAATCATCGTCTCAGGGTTGCTTAATCTCCAAGACGGTGTGCCGATTGTTCCTGATTCTCTGTAGTATTGGGGATTGGGGAAAAATTAATTCAAAATTCAAAATTCAAAATTCAGCCTACAAATCCCCCAATACCCAATCCCTAATCCCCATTCCCCAATGTTCGTCAACTTCTTTCTTAAACGACCTGTATTTACCAGTGTCTGCACTATTATTATTTTTTTGGTGGGTGCAATTAGTATCCCAACGCTACCAACTGATAGATATCCAGAAATTAGCCCTACACAAATTATTGTTAATGCTAACTACCGTGGTGCGAATGCGGAAGTTGTAGAAAAAACTGTCACTAATGTCTTAGAACGCCAAATTAATGGTGTCCAAGGCATGAAGTATATGACTTCTAGCAGTAGTAATGATGGCGGTAGTACGATTACAGTCACCTTTGATGGGTCACGGGATCAAGACATTGCTGCTGTTGATGTGCAGAATCGTGTCTCTCTCGCCCAGTCGCAGTTACCGGAAGCGGTGCAACGTCATGGTGTGACTGTCAGCAAGCACTCTAATAATATTTTGCTGGCGATCGCATTTTATAGCGATCGCCAAGAGTATGACAATATATTTTTGAGTAACTACGCCGACTTATATCTAGTAGATGCCCTGAAAAGAATTAATGGTGTCAGCGAGGCGCGGATTTTTGGTGAACGTCGTTATGCAATGCGGCTGTGGCTTGACCCCAATCGCTTGGCTAGTCGTAAATTGACCGCCCAAGATGTGATTGATGCACTGGATGAACAAAATATTCAGGTGGGTGTAGGGCAAATCGGACAGCCACCAATCCCAGCCGATCAGATGTATCAAATCGACCTTATGGCAGTTAGTAGATTAACGGAAGTCTCGGAATTTGAGAATATCATTCTGAAAACAGGTGCAGATGGCTCACTGATTACATTTAGAGATATTGGCAGGGCAGAACTGGGGGCAGAAAACTATAACTCCTTTCTGCGCTTTCGGGGTAAGGAAGGTATAGGGATTGGCATATTTCCACTTCCTGGTAGCAATGCTTTGGAAGTGGCTGAGGCGGTTAAAGCGGAAATCTCACGCTTGGCTAAAAGTTTTCCCCCAGGGATGGAATATCAAGTGGCATTTGATACAACTGACTTTGTAAAAGAGTCTTTAGGGGAAGTGGTGACAACACTATTAAAAGCGATCGCTCTTGTTGTCTTGGTGATTTTTATTTTCCTCCAAGATTGGCGTACTACCCTGATTCCCGTCATTACTATTCCCATATCATTAATTGGCACTTTCGCTTTTATTAAAATTTTTGGCTTTTCTATCAATACTTTGACGCTATTTGGTCTGACCCTAGCCACAGGGATAGTAGTTGATGATGCGATTATCGTAGTTGAAAATACCTCCCGCTTAATTCAAGACCAGGGAATGTCACCGCGTCAAGCTGCTGCCACAACTATGCAGGAGTTATTTGGGGCTGTAATTGCTACATCTTTAGTATTAATGGCAGTATTTGTACCAGTGGCTTTCTTCCCTGGTTCGACTGGTCTGATTTATCGTCAATTTGCTTTCACGATCGCCTTTTCTATTACCATTTCTACTTTTTTAGCTGTCACCCTCACACCGACTTTAGCGGCTGTATTACTACGAACTAAACCCCAACCACGGGGAATATTTGGCTGGTTTTTTGGCAGGGTGAACTTGTTTCTCGATTATATACAGAGACAATATAAGCGATCGCTGCATTTCTGCAACCGGATGAGAGCGATCGTTATTGGTTTATTTATCGCCTCCTTAGCATTGACAGGCTGGCTGTACATCACTGTCCCGACAGCATTTATCCCCGATGAAGACCAAGGTTATTTCATCACCATTATTCAAGCACCGGAGGGAGTTTCCATCAACTACACAAGCAAAGTGATGGCGCAGGTAGAAGCCGAAATCCTGAAACTACCAGAAATTACCGATACTTTTGCCTTGGGTGGGTTTAGTTTTAGCGGTAACACAGCTAATAGTGGTGTGATTTTTAGTACCCTCAAACCGTGGGGTGAACGCCAGCAACCAGGACAATCAGCCGATGCAATAATTAACAAGTTACAGGGGGTATTATCTAATATCCCCGAAGCGCGGATTTTCCCTGTTAATCCCCCATCTATTCAAGGTTTGGGCAGTTTTAGCGGTTTCCAATTTCAATTGCAAGATAGATCGGGGACTACTGGCTTAAACTCCATGTTAGAAGTTATGGGGCAGATAATTGCAGAAGGTAATCAAACCCCAGGATTACAAGGCGTGTTTAGTACCTTTAATGCCAACACACCGCAGATGTTAATCGCAGTAGACCGCAATAAAGCTAAGGTCTTGCAAGTTCCGATAGACGATATCTTTAAAACCTTACAAAGTTACTTGGGTTCGCAATACGTCAACGACTTTAATTTTCTCTCACGGACTTATCGGGTATATGTGCAAGCTGATGCTAAGTTCCGTTCTGAACCTGGGGATATCGGTAAATTATATGTCCGTTCCCAGACTGACCAAATGATTCCCCTGAGTAACTTAGTCAAGTTAACACCTACCACTGGCGCGCAAACCATCAACCATTATAACCTGTTACGGTCGATAGAAATCAACGGTGGGGCTGCTCCTGGCTACAGTTCAGGTCAAGCGATCGCCAAAATGGAACGTCTAGCCCAGCGTTTATTACCAGCTAGTATGGGTTACGAATGGTCAGGGATTACCACTGAAGAACAAGCATCTAGTGGTCAAGCACCTTTGATTTTTGGTTTAGGATTGGTGTTTGTATTCTTGGTATTAGCTGCACAATACGAAAACTATGTAGACCCCTTAATTATTATGCTGTCCGTCCCCTTAGCTATTTTGGGAGCGTTAATAGCCCAATCTATGAGGGGTTTGAGTAACGATGTCTTTTGTCAGGTGGGGTTAGTAATGTTGATTGGCTTGGCTAGTAAAAACGCAATTTTGATTGTGGAATTTGCTAATCAATTGCGTGCTGAAGGTCTGAGTATCACTAAAGCTGCAATCCAAGCCGCGCAAGAACGCTTACGCCCGATTCTGATGACTGCGTTATCGACAATGTTGGGGATTTTTCCGCTTTTAATTGCTGTGGGTGCAGGTGCGGCTAGTCGTCAATCTTTAGGGACAGCCGTGTTTGGGGGAATGTTGGTGGCGACTTTCTTAAGTTTGTTCGTCGTGCCGATTTTGTATATTGTGATTGGTAAAATTCGCGATCGCATTAAACCAAGCGGTAAGCCTCCTTTTACTGGTTCTGATAAAGTTCCTTCTGCTACTCATCGGTAATTTAAACGCAGAGGTTTGACGAAAGTTATATGTTGCGATTTTGCCTCATGCTGTAATTTTCCTGTCACAGCTAAGAAAACGGGTAAATAAATATGGGCTGAAAAATTTGTATAAAAAACTGTAAATTATACAAGTGGTAGCTCATCTACTCGATTTTAGAGTCTGTTTTTTAACCTAAATAATACTTCTCAGGCATCAAAAAAATTATGGATCTTTCAAACTTTACTACTCTGCAAAACTTGGAATCTGCCTTCGGTGGGGAATCAATGGCAAACCGGAAATATCTATTTTTTGCTGAGGTTGCGCGTAAACTGGGGTTTAAAGATTTAGCTAAACTGTTTCGTGAAACCGCAGAACAAGAAACCGAACACGCCTTTGCTCATTTTGAGTTGCTACACCCAGAACTAGTTGTAGAAGATCCAGCTACGTTAACTGACGAACAAAAACGGGAAGTTGTCTCTCGGTGTTTATCTTTAGCCATTGAAGGGGAAACTTACGAATACACTACCATGTATCCTGACTTCGCCGCAGATGCTCAACGCGATCGCGACAATCCCGCCGCCGAAGAGTTTCTTAAACAAGCTCAAGAATCTAGCGAACACGCTGACACCTTCCGCGCCGCAGCACACCGTTTTGGTTTATTAAAGTTTATCGAGAATTACCACGCCGATCGCTACACTGAAGCTTTAGAAGTAATCAACGGTGGACAACCTACAACCAGAGTTGCGAGTGCAGATCCCAGCACCCGC from Nostoc sp. UHCC 0870 includes these protein-coding regions:
- a CDS encoding efflux RND transporter periplasmic adaptor subunit → MSSPDSHTDFPENLPRPSYEPPPENWRWLKLLVAAILLLIGGTAVVWRLLTPINQAPLAANAKSSGVRVKISPVQIGTIEDSTDFVASLESRQSVKLQPRIEGQVTQIYVRSGDAIAAGAVVMQIDPRQQQAALIGNDTAADAAKAQLENAYATLKSLEAERLSKLADLSLNRQDYQRYASLAQEGAVSRQTRDQSANRLAIATASLNAIDSSIQAQKANIAQAQKSWQQAKSNTAQQQLQQYRITAPFTGTVGNISVKLGDFVNTSTQLVTITQNQPLEVNVSVPLERASQLRKGMPVEIMNAQGQVLGTSRVFFIAPNATNDTQTILMKALYTNSNNQLRADQLIRARVIWSQRTGVLIPTTAISRIAGNTFVYVAQTETSPQGVSQLVARQKRVQLGDIRRNHYQVLSGLQPQDKIIVSGLLNLQDGVPIVPDSL
- a CDS encoding efflux RND transporter permease subunit — encoded protein: MFVNFFLKRPVFTSVCTIIIFLVGAISIPTLPTDRYPEISPTQIIVNANYRGANAEVVEKTVTNVLERQINGVQGMKYMTSSSSNDGGSTITVTFDGSRDQDIAAVDVQNRVSLAQSQLPEAVQRHGVTVSKHSNNILLAIAFYSDRQEYDNIFLSNYADLYLVDALKRINGVSEARIFGERRYAMRLWLDPNRLASRKLTAQDVIDALDEQNIQVGVGQIGQPPIPADQMYQIDLMAVSRLTEVSEFENIILKTGADGSLITFRDIGRAELGAENYNSFLRFRGKEGIGIGIFPLPGSNALEVAEAVKAEISRLAKSFPPGMEYQVAFDTTDFVKESLGEVVTTLLKAIALVVLVIFIFLQDWRTTLIPVITIPISLIGTFAFIKIFGFSINTLTLFGLTLATGIVVDDAIIVVENTSRLIQDQGMSPRQAAATTMQELFGAVIATSLVLMAVFVPVAFFPGSTGLIYRQFAFTIAFSITISTFLAVTLTPTLAAVLLRTKPQPRGIFGWFFGRVNLFLDYIQRQYKRSLHFCNRMRAIVIGLFIASLALTGWLYITVPTAFIPDEDQGYFITIIQAPEGVSINYTSKVMAQVEAEILKLPEITDTFALGGFSFSGNTANSGVIFSTLKPWGERQQPGQSADAIINKLQGVLSNIPEARIFPVNPPSIQGLGSFSGFQFQLQDRSGTTGLNSMLEVMGQIIAEGNQTPGLQGVFSTFNANTPQMLIAVDRNKAKVLQVPIDDIFKTLQSYLGSQYVNDFNFLSRTYRVYVQADAKFRSEPGDIGKLYVRSQTDQMIPLSNLVKLTPTTGAQTINHYNLLRSIEINGGAAPGYSSGQAIAKMERLAQRLLPASMGYEWSGITTEEQASSGQAPLIFGLGLVFVFLVLAAQYENYVDPLIIMLSVPLAILGALIAQSMRGLSNDVFCQVGLVMLIGLASKNAILIVEFANQLRAEGLSITKAAIQAAQERLRPILMTALSTMLGIFPLLIAVGAGAASRQSLGTAVFGGMLVATFLSLFVVPILYIVIGKIRDRIKPSGKPPFTGSDKVPSATHR
- a CDS encoding rubrerythrin family protein; translation: MDLSNFTTLQNLESAFGGESMANRKYLFFAEVARKLGFKDLAKLFRETAEQETEHAFAHFELLHPELVVEDPATLTDEQKREVVSRCLSLAIEGETYEYTTMYPDFAADAQRDRDNPAAEEFLKQAQESSEHADTFRAAAHRFGLLKFIENYHADRYTEALEVINGGQPTTRVASADPSTRKWVCRQCSMIYDPVTGDPDSGIAPGTAFESIPDDWKCPICGATKKTFIPLEEKTAA